In a genomic window of Flavobacterium sp. KACC 22761:
- a CDS encoding choice-of-anchor I family protein: MKKLSISLLTALLIMTSCNNDENSNNEPEVVVNENPGTFKEIGSITIGGEAAAEISAYCEKTKRLFTVNNSGTNQIDIIDISDPTKPLKIGKIDLAAYEGASNSVSVFDGKLAVALESTTNKQGNGKVVIFNTSDYSLIKQVTVGALPDMITFSPDGKYIMTANEGEPSTDYLQDPNGTISIIETSTYTVTTLDFSSFASQAETLKKDGFRISKFAKSFAQDIEPEYITISDDSKTAWVTLQENNGVAKVDLNSKTITAIYPLGLKDYNTAENAIDVSDSDSKIAFNPWKVKGLYMPDGISHFTANNIPYFVTANEGDAREYTAYTDVKRMKSMTLDATLFSDATTLKLDANLGRLNLVADMGDTDGDGDLDEMVSFGGRSFSIWNGNTGKIVFDSKNDVDKKTNELGTYDDKRSDDKGSEPEAVVATKMGSQNIIFVGLERSDAFMVYDATNPTSPQYLQTVKTGDAPEGILFIPASKSPTKRSLLVVSNEGDGSVKIYQPDLK, from the coding sequence ATGAAAAAATTATCTATCTCATTATTAACAGCTTTACTTATCATGACAAGCTGTAATAACGATGAAAATTCTAACAACGAACCTGAAGTTGTTGTAAATGAAAATCCCGGAACTTTTAAAGAGATTGGTTCTATCACAATTGGCGGTGAAGCTGCTGCCGAAATTTCAGCTTATTGCGAAAAAACAAAAAGACTTTTTACAGTAAACAACAGCGGAACAAATCAAATTGATATTATTGATATTTCTGATCCTACAAAACCTTTAAAAATTGGAAAGATTGATTTGGCAGCTTATGAAGGCGCTTCAAACAGCGTTTCTGTTTTTGACGGAAAATTGGCAGTTGCATTAGAATCGACTACTAATAAGCAAGGAAACGGAAAAGTTGTTATTTTCAATACTTCAGATTACAGCTTGATCAAACAAGTAACTGTGGGAGCTTTACCAGATATGATTACTTTTTCTCCTGACGGAAAATATATTATGACAGCTAATGAAGGCGAACCAAGCACAGATTATTTGCAAGATCCAAATGGAACAATTTCTATTATCGAAACAAGCACTTATACTGTTACTACTTTAGATTTCAGCTCATTTGCAAGTCAGGCAGAAACGCTGAAAAAGGACGGATTCAGAATTTCGAAATTTGCAAAAAGCTTCGCACAAGACATTGAACCAGAATACATCACAATTTCTGATGATTCTAAAACGGCTTGGGTAACTTTACAAGAAAACAACGGAGTTGCAAAAGTTGATTTGAATTCAAAAACCATTACGGCTATTTATCCATTAGGCTTAAAAGACTACAATACTGCTGAAAATGCAATTGATGTAAGCGACAGTGACAGCAAAATTGCTTTTAATCCTTGGAAAGTAAAAGGACTTTATATGCCAGACGGGATTAGTCATTTCACTGCAAACAATATTCCATATTTTGTAACTGCTAACGAAGGCGATGCAAGAGAATACACTGCTTATACAGATGTGAAACGCATGAAAAGCATGACTTTAGACGCCACACTTTTCTCAGATGCGACTACTTTAAAATTAGATGCTAATTTAGGAAGATTAAACCTTGTTGCTGATATGGGAGATACTGACGGAGATGGAGATTTGGACGAAATGGTAAGTTTTGGAGGAAGATCTTTCTCTATTTGGAACGGAAATACTGGAAAAATCGTTTTTGACAGCAAAAATGATGTTGACAAAAAAACGAATGAATTAGGCACCTACGACGACAAACGCAGTGATGACAAAGGTTCTGAACCGGAAGCTGTTGTAGCTACTAAAATGGGAAGCCAAAATATCATATTTGTTGGTCTAGAAAGATCTGATGCTTTTATGGTTTATGATGCTACAAACCCAACGTCACCACAATATTTGCAAACTGTAAAAACTGGTGACGCACCAGAAGGAATACTTTTTATTCCAGCTTCAAAAAGTCCTACTAAAAGAAGCTTATTAGTAGTAAGCAACGAGGGCGACGGAAGTGTCAAAATATATCAACCTGATTTGAAATAA
- a CDS encoding agmatine deiminase family protein encodes MSTNNRRFPAEWEKQQGIVLCFPHNGNDWPGKYGAVQWAFVEFIKKVATFETVFLVVADEKMKEKVADMLERARVNIQNVSYIIHKTNRSWMRDSGPIIVKNGSKREALNFNFNGWAKYKNYQLDKFVPGKVADFIDVPLTQVMYKGKPVIVEGGAIDVNGKGTLLTSEECLMHPTVQVRNAGFTKEDYEAVFKEYLGVTNVIWLGDGIEGDDTHGHIDDLCRFVNEDTIVTIVETDKNDSNYKPLQDNLKRLQNAKLENGKSPVIVALPMPKRVDFEDLRLPASYANFLILNNCVLVPTFNDSNDRVALNILSECFPDREVIGISCIDFIWGFGTLHCLSQQIPA; translated from the coding sequence ATGTCAACAAATAATAGAAGATTTCCAGCAGAATGGGAAAAACAACAAGGAATCGTATTATGTTTTCCTCACAATGGCAACGATTGGCCAGGAAAATATGGAGCTGTTCAATGGGCTTTTGTAGAATTTATTAAAAAAGTAGCCACTTTTGAAACTGTCTTTTTGGTCGTAGCCGATGAAAAAATGAAAGAAAAAGTTGCTGATATGCTTGAAAGAGCTCGTGTTAACATTCAAAATGTTTCTTATATCATTCATAAAACCAACAGAAGCTGGATGCGTGACTCTGGACCGATTATTGTAAAAAATGGTTCTAAAAGAGAGGCGCTGAATTTTAATTTCAACGGTTGGGCAAAGTATAAAAATTATCAACTAGATAAATTTGTTCCAGGTAAAGTGGCTGATTTTATTGATGTTCCTCTTACACAAGTAATGTACAAGGGAAAACCGGTAATTGTTGAAGGTGGTGCTATCGACGTAAACGGAAAAGGTACTTTGTTGACTTCTGAAGAATGTTTGATGCACCCGACAGTTCAGGTTCGTAACGCTGGTTTTACAAAAGAAGATTACGAAGCGGTTTTTAAAGAATATCTTGGAGTTACCAATGTAATTTGGTTAGGAGATGGAATCGAAGGTGATGACACGCACGGTCATATCGACGATTTATGCCGATTTGTAAACGAAGACACGATTGTAACTATTGTAGAAACTGATAAAAACGATTCAAACTACAAGCCTTTGCAGGATAATTTGAAGCGTTTGCAAAATGCAAAATTAGAAAACGGAAAATCGCCAGTAATTGTAGCATTGCCAATGCCAAAACGTGTTGATTTTGAAGATTTAAGATTGCCGGCAAGTTATGCGAATTTCTTGATTTTGAATAATTGCGTTTTAGTGCCAACATTCAACGATAGTAACGATAGAGTAGCTTTAAATATTTTATCAGAATGTTTTCCAGATCGTGAAGTTATTGGAATAAGCTGTATCGATTTCATTTGGGGATTTGGAACATTACATTGCTTAAGCCAGCAGATTCCTGCTTAA
- the fahA gene encoding fumarylacetoacetase, whose product MPITANDTKRKSWLEVPENSDFPIQNIPFGVFLTKENVVTVGTRIGDYAIDLGALQQLNYFEGIDLTDDMFMQDTLNDFISDGKKTWRLVRNRIADIFDETNPQLRDSTKHRDIVIFKIEDVEMQLPVLIGDYTDFYSSREHATNVGKMFRDPENALLPNWLHIPVGYHGRSSTIVPSGIPVHRPMGQTLPAGHDTPVFGASRLVDFELETAFITTDVNVMGENIPTYEAEDYIFGMVLLNDWSARDIQKWEYVPLGPFLAKNFATSISPWIVTMDALEPFRTKGPKQDPTPLPYLQTKGKKAFDIHLEVSIQPENQEETVVSKSNFKYLYWSMAQQLAHHTSNGCRVNSGDMMGSGTISGPTPDSFGSMLELTWGGKNPLKMNDGSERKFIEDNDTVIIRGFCENAEVRIGFGEVSSQLLPPFIRQ is encoded by the coding sequence ATGCCAATAACCGCCAACGATACCAAAAGAAAATCATGGTTAGAAGTTCCAGAAAATAGCGACTTCCCTATTCAAAATATTCCTTTCGGTGTATTTCTTACTAAAGAAAATGTCGTTACTGTAGGAACACGAATTGGTGATTACGCTATAGATTTAGGGGCTTTACAACAGTTAAACTATTTTGAGGGAATAGATTTAACCGATGATATGTTTATGCAGGACACGCTGAATGATTTTATTTCTGACGGAAAAAAAACATGGCGTTTAGTTCGAAATCGTATCGCTGATATTTTCGACGAAACCAATCCGCAGCTTAGAGATTCAACAAAACATCGCGATATTGTGATATTTAAAATCGAAGATGTAGAGATGCAATTGCCGGTTTTAATTGGTGATTATACTGATTTTTATTCGAGCAGAGAACATGCGACAAACGTGGGAAAAATGTTCCGCGATCCAGAAAATGCTTTATTGCCAAACTGGCTTCATATTCCGGTTGGATATCATGGAAGAAGCTCTACAATTGTTCCTTCTGGAATTCCGGTTCACCGACCAATGGGACAAACGTTGCCTGCTGGTCACGACACGCCAGTTTTTGGCGCTTCTCGTTTGGTAGATTTCGAATTGGAAACTGCTTTTATTACTACCGATGTCAATGTAATGGGCGAAAATATCCCAACTTATGAAGCTGAGGATTATATTTTCGGAATGGTCTTGCTAAACGACTGGAGCGCGCGCGATATCCAAAAATGGGAATATGTGCCACTTGGACCATTTTTAGCAAAAAACTTTGCTACTTCAATTTCGCCATGGATTGTGACTATGGATGCTTTGGAGCCTTTTAGAACTAAAGGTCCAAAACAAGATCCTACACCACTTCCTTATTTACAGACCAAAGGAAAAAAAGCTTTCGATATTCATTTAGAAGTTTCAATACAACCTGAAAATCAAGAAGAAACTGTAGTTTCTAAATCAAATTTCAAATACTTATACTGGTCAATGGCTCAGCAATTGGCACATCATACTTCAAATGGATGCCGTGTAAATTCTGGTGACATGATGGGTTCCGGAACTATTTCAGGTCCAACTCCTGATAGTTTTGGCTCTATGCTGGAATTAACTTGGGGCGGGAAAAACCCTTTAAAAATGAATGACGGAAGCGAACGTAAATTTATTGAAGATAATGATACGGTAATTATTCGTGGTTTCTGCGAAAATGCCGAAGTAAGAATTGGTTTTGGAGAAGTTTCAAGCCAACTATTGCCTCCGTTTATCAGACAATGA
- the glyA gene encoding serine hydroxymethyltransferase, with translation MQRDEQIFDLIQEEKERQIHGLELIASENFVSDEVMEAAGSVLTNKYAEGYPGKRYYGGCEVVDVIEQIAIDRAKELFGAEYANVQPHSGSQANTAVYHACLNPGDTILGFDLSHGGHLTHGSPVNFSGRLYRPVFYGVDAETGRLDYDKIQEIATKEQPKLIIAGASAYSRDMDFARFRQIADSVGAILFADISHPAGLIAKGLLSDPIPHCHIVSTTTHKTLRGPRGGLILMGKDFPNPQGLTTPKGEIRMMSSLLDLAVFPGNQGGPLMHIIAAKAVAFGEALKDEFFTYAMQLQKNANAMADAFVKRGYNIISGGTDNHMMLIDLRNKNISGKEAENALVKAEITVNKNMVPFDDKSPFITSGIRVGTAAITTRGLVEKDMETIVALIDKVLSDHTNEDLIEEVAEEVNELMSERPIFAY, from the coding sequence ATGCAACGCGACGAACAAATTTTTGACCTTATTCAAGAGGAAAAAGAAAGACAAATTCACGGACTAGAGCTTATCGCTTCAGAGAATTTTGTAAGTGACGAAGTAATGGAAGCAGCTGGTTCTGTTTTAACGAATAAATATGCTGAAGGTTATCCTGGCAAAAGATATTACGGAGGCTGCGAAGTAGTTGACGTTATTGAGCAAATTGCAATTGACAGAGCTAAAGAATTATTTGGTGCTGAATATGCAAACGTACAACCTCACTCAGGTTCTCAGGCAAATACAGCTGTTTACCACGCTTGTTTGAATCCTGGTGATACTATTTTAGGTTTCGATTTATCTCACGGAGGTCACTTGACTCACGGTTCTCCTGTAAACTTCTCAGGTCGTTTATATCGTCCAGTTTTCTACGGTGTAGATGCTGAAACTGGTCGTTTAGATTATGATAAAATTCAAGAAATTGCAACTAAAGAACAGCCAAAATTAATCATCGCTGGAGCTTCGGCTTATTCTCGTGATATGGATTTTGCTCGTTTCAGACAAATTGCTGACAGCGTAGGAGCAATCTTATTTGCTGACATTTCTCACCCAGCTGGTCTTATTGCAAAAGGATTATTAAGCGATCCAATTCCACATTGTCATATTGTTTCTACAACAACTCACAAAACATTAAGAGGACCACGTGGAGGTCTAATTTTAATGGGTAAAGATTTCCCAAATCCACAAGGATTAACAACTCCAAAAGGAGAAATCAGAATGATGTCTTCATTATTAGACTTAGCTGTTTTCCCAGGAAATCAAGGTGGACCTTTAATGCATATTATTGCTGCTAAAGCGGTTGCTTTTGGTGAAGCGCTTAAAGATGAGTTCTTTACTTATGCAATGCAATTGCAAAAAAATGCAAATGCAATGGCTGATGCTTTCGTAAAAAGAGGTTACAACATTATCTCTGGCGGAACTGATAACCACATGATGCTTATTGACTTAAGAAACAAAAACATTTCTGGTAAAGAAGCTGAAAACGCATTAGTAAAAGCTGAAATTACAGTAAACAAAAACATGGTTCCTTTTGACGATAAATCTCCATTTATCACTTCTGGAATTCGCGTTGGAACAGCTGCAATCACAACTCGTGGTTTAGTTGAAAAAGATATGGAAACTATCGTAGCTTTAATTGATAAAGTTCTTTCAGATCATACAAACGAAGATCTTATCGAAGAAGTTGCTGAAGAAGTAAACGAATTAATGAGCGAAAGACCAATTTTTGCATATTAA
- a CDS encoding tRNA-(ms[2]io[6]A)-hydroxylase — translation MGVLRLQLPTDPRWVNIVEKNIEEILTDHAWCEQKAATNAITIITNNPEHQDLVQDLLALVKEEVDHFEQVHNIIIKRGLKLGRERKDDYVNELYQYMKRSGDGSRVSGLVERLLFSAMIEARSCERFKVLSENIQDEELAVFYRELMESEAGHYTTFITYARKYGVGIDVEKRWREWLAFEESIITNYGKGETIHG, via the coding sequence ATGGGCGTATTAAGATTACAATTGCCAACTGACCCAAGATGGGTAAATATTGTTGAGAAAAACATCGAAGAAATCTTGACCGATCACGCTTGGTGCGAGCAGAAAGCGGCAACCAACGCGATTACGATTATTACAAACAATCCAGAGCATCAAGATTTAGTTCAAGATTTATTGGCTTTGGTAAAAGAAGAAGTGGATCATTTTGAGCAGGTGCATAATATCATCATCAAAAGAGGATTGAAATTAGGTCGTGAGCGCAAAGATGATTACGTAAACGAATTGTATCAATACATGAAAAGAAGCGGCGACGGAAGCCGTGTTTCTGGACTTGTAGAAAGACTTCTTTTCTCAGCAATGATCGAAGCAAGAAGCTGCGAACGTTTTAAAGTACTTTCAGAAAACATTCAAGACGAAGAATTGGCTGTTTTTTACAGAGAATTAATGGAAAGCGAAGCAGGGCATTATACCACTTTCATAACTTATGCACGTAAATACGGAGTTGGAATTGATGTTGAAAAACGCTGGAGAGAATGGCTAGCATTCGAAGAATCAATTATTACTAATTACGGAAAAGGAGAAACTATTCACGGATAG
- a CDS encoding GMP reductase, translating to MRIEMDLKLGFKDVMFRPKRSTLKSRSEVSLEQNFKFLHSTASWTGIPIMAANMDTVGTFEMAKVLAKEKLFTAIHKHYKLEEWNTFLKRADSEIYDYIAVSTGTGKEDFDKIGKIITANPLLKFICIDVANGYSEHFVQFLKKTRKQYPDKIIIAGNVVTGEMTEELLLAGADIVKVGIGPGSVCTTRVKTGVGYPQLSAIIECADAAHGLGGHIISDGGCTTPGDVAKAFGAGADFVMLGGMLAGHTESGGELIEVKGEKFKQFYGMSSKTAMDKHAGGVAEYRASEGKTVQVPFKGDVIYTVLDILGGIRSTCTYVGASRLKELTKRTTFIRVSEQENQVFKK from the coding sequence ATGAGAATAGAAATGGACCTAAAGCTAGGGTTTAAAGATGTAATGTTTAGACCTAAAAGATCAACGCTCAAAAGTAGATCCGAAGTTTCCTTAGAACAAAATTTCAAGTTTTTGCACAGCACTGCAAGTTGGACAGGAATTCCGATTATGGCAGCAAACATGGATACTGTAGGAACTTTTGAAATGGCGAAGGTTTTAGCAAAAGAAAAGCTTTTTACGGCCATTCATAAACATTACAAATTAGAAGAGTGGAATACATTTCTAAAAAGAGCAGATTCTGAGATTTACGATTATATTGCTGTAAGTACAGGAACAGGAAAAGAAGATTTTGACAAAATTGGAAAAATAATAACTGCAAATCCATTGCTGAAATTCATTTGTATTGATGTTGCAAATGGTTATTCAGAACACTTTGTTCAGTTTTTAAAGAAAACAAGAAAGCAATATCCCGACAAAATAATTATTGCTGGAAATGTAGTTACTGGCGAAATGACCGAAGAACTTTTATTAGCAGGAGCTGATATTGTAAAAGTAGGAATTGGTCCTGGTTCAGTTTGTACAACGCGAGTTAAAACAGGCGTTGGTTATCCACAATTATCTGCCATTATAGAATGCGCTGATGCCGCTCACGGTTTAGGTGGGCATATTATAAGCGACGGCGGTTGCACAACTCCGGGCGATGTTGCAAAAGCTTTTGGAGCTGGTGCCGATTTTGTAATGTTAGGCGGAATGTTAGCCGGACATACCGAAAGTGGCGGTGAACTAATCGAAGTGAAAGGCGAAAAATTCAAACAATTTTACGGAATGAGTTCTAAAACCGCTATGGATAAACATGCTGGCGGTGTTGCAGAATATAGAGCAAGCGAAGGAAAAACGGTCCAAGTTCCGTTCAAAGGAGATGTAATTTACACGGTTTTAGATATTTTGGGAGGAATTCGAAGTACTTGTACTTATGTTGGGGCTTCACGATTAAAAGAATTAACAAAACGAACCACTTTCATCCGCGTAAGCGAACAAGAAAATCAAGTTTTTAAAAAATAA
- a CDS encoding GNAT family N-acetyltransferase — translation MIKITEAFVEDIAKIQEIAHITWPITYGEILTSEQLDYMLDLIYSDEALSKQIENKEQLFYLISDSESVIGFIGIEHNYKNEAVTKIHKIYLLLETQGKGYGKIVFESIEKLALENNSNQLLLNVNRFNTALNFYKKLGFEIKETVDIEIGNGYLMEDYVMGKNI, via the coding sequence ATGATTAAGATTACCGAAGCATTTGTTGAAGATATTGCTAAAATTCAAGAAATCGCACATATAACTTGGCCAATAACTTATGGCGAAATTTTGACTTCAGAACAATTAGATTATATGCTGGATCTTATTTATTCTGATGAAGCTTTATCAAAGCAAATCGAGAATAAAGAACAATTATTTTATTTAATTTCAGATTCAGAATCAGTAATTGGTTTTATTGGAATTGAACACAATTATAAAAACGAAGCGGTAACGAAAATCCATAAAATTTATCTTTTGCTAGAAACTCAAGGAAAAGGCTATGGCAAAATAGTTTTTGAATCGATCGAAAAATTGGCTTTAGAAAATAACTCAAACCAACTTTTATTAAATGTAAACCGTTTTAATACAGCTTTGAATTTCTATAAAAAGCTAGGTTTCGAAATTAAAGAAACCGTTGATATAGAAATTGGAAATGGGTATTTGATGGAGGATTATGTAATGGGGAAAAATATTTAA
- a CDS encoding pentapeptide repeat-containing protein yields the protein MKKESEYFLDKEYNAIIYAKEDLNFKDFECCVFNNCNFSACTFLAVTFIDCVFNDCIFSEAKINYVAFRTARFNRCEIKDVNFAMCDKLIFEIEFNDCILDFSKFYTLKLKGTFFTNCSLIAVDFMAADLTNVVFYNCDLYRSEFDKAIANKTDFKTSYNYTIDPSKTKLKKAVFSLNEVKGLLFKHDVVVS from the coding sequence TTGAAAAAGGAAAGCGAATATTTTCTTGATAAAGAATACAATGCCATTATTTACGCCAAAGAGGACTTAAATTTTAAGGATTTTGAATGTTGCGTTTTTAATAATTGTAATTTTTCGGCCTGTACTTTTCTAGCTGTTACTTTTATCGACTGCGTTTTTAACGATTGTATTTTCAGCGAAGCCAAAATTAATTATGTGGCTTTTAGAACAGCAAGATTCAACCGATGCGAAATCAAAGACGTTAATTTTGCGATGTGCGACAAATTGATCTTCGAAATCGAATTTAACGATTGCATTTTGGATTTTTCAAAGTTTTACACTTTAAAATTAAAAGGAACATTTTTTACCAATTGCAGTTTGATAGCTGTAGATTTTATGGCTGCAGATTTGACGAACGTAGTTTTCTACAATTGCGATCTATACCGCTCAGAATTCGATAAAGCCATCGCCAACAAAACCGATTTTAAAACAAGTTATAATTATACAATCGATCCGTCAAAAACTAAATTGAAGAAAGCTGTTTTTTCTTTGAATGAAGTGAAAGGATTATTGTTTAAGCATGATGTGGTAGTGAGTTAA
- the aspA gene encoding aspartate ammonia-lyase: MESTRKEHDFLGELEIPNHLYYGIQTFRAVENFNITGIPISKEPLFIKALGYVKKAAALANKDCNAIDPKIAEAICYGSDQVIAGKFDKEFVSDLIQGGAGTSVNMNANEVIANIGLEYLGHKKGEYQFLHPNNHVNCSQSTNDAYPSAFRIALYLKMESFIKTFAGLEVAFAKKGEEFKEVLKMGRTQLQDAVPMTLGQEFKAYATTIGEDIQRLKNAQELLLEINMGATAIGTKVNAPEGYPEICVKYLADEVGIPLTLSPDLIEATVDTGAYVQIMGTLKRSAVKISKICNDLRLLSSGPRTGLNEINLPARQPGSSIMPGKVNPVIPEVVNQTCFYVIGQDLTVTMAAEAGQLQLNVMEPVIAFAMFTSLDYLSNAIQTLIDKCINGITANVDHCYNMVMNSIGIVTQLNPILGYEESASIAGEALKTNKSVHQIAVLERKLITQEKWDEIYSLENLIHPKFITK, translated from the coding sequence ATGGAATCAACAAGAAAAGAGCATGATTTTTTAGGAGAATTAGAAATTCCCAATCATTTATACTACGGAATTCAGACTTTTAGAGCGGTAGAAAACTTCAATATTACTGGAATTCCAATTTCAAAAGAACCTTTATTCATCAAAGCTTTAGGCTACGTAAAAAAAGCTGCAGCTTTGGCAAATAAAGACTGCAATGCAATTGATCCTAAAATTGCCGAAGCAATCTGTTACGGAAGCGATCAGGTTATCGCGGGTAAATTTGACAAAGAATTTGTGAGCGATTTGATTCAAGGCGGCGCAGGAACTTCAGTAAACATGAATGCCAATGAAGTAATTGCTAATATTGGTTTAGAATATTTAGGACATAAAAAAGGAGAATATCAGTTCCTTCATCCAAATAATCATGTAAACTGTTCACAGTCAACAAATGATGCTTATCCATCTGCATTTAGAATTGCTTTGTATTTGAAAATGGAAAGCTTCATCAAAACTTTTGCTGGTTTGGAAGTCGCTTTTGCCAAAAAAGGCGAGGAATTCAAAGAGGTTTTGAAAATGGGAAGAACACAATTGCAAGATGCCGTTCCGATGACTTTAGGACAGGAATTTAAAGCGTATGCAACAACAATTGGTGAAGATATTCAGCGTTTGAAAAATGCTCAGGAATTATTGTTGGAGATCAATATGGGCGCAACAGCCATTGGAACAAAAGTAAATGCGCCAGAAGGTTATCCCGAAATTTGTGTAAAATATTTGGCCGATGAGGTTGGAATTCCGTTAACACTTTCTCCAGATTTAATTGAGGCAACGGTTGATACAGGTGCTTATGTTCAAATTATGGGAACTTTAAAACGTTCGGCAGTCAAAATATCTAAAATTTGTAACGATTTACGTTTATTGAGTTCTGGGCCAAGAACCGGTTTAAACGAAATCAACCTTCCTGCGCGTCAGCCAGGATCTTCGATCATGCCTGGAAAAGTAAATCCGGTAATTCCAGAAGTGGTTAACCAAACTTGTTTTTATGTAATTGGCCAAGATTTGACCGTTACTATGGCGGCAGAAGCGGGACAATTACAGCTTAATGTAATGGAACCAGTTATTGCTTTTGCCATGTTTACATCTTTAGATTATCTTTCGAATGCAATTCAAACTTTGATTGACAAATGTATTAACGGAATTACTGCAAATGTAGATCACTGCTATAATATGGTCATGAACAGCATTGGAATTGTAACGCAATTGAATCCAATTTTAGGTTATGAAGAAAGTGCCAGTATCGCTGGAGAAGCTTTAAAAACAAATAAAAGTGTTCATCAGATTGCTGTTTTAGAAAGAAAGTTAATTACTCAGGAAAAGTGGGATGAAATTTATTCGTTAGAGAATTTGATCCATCCAAAATTTATCACAAAGTAA
- a CDS encoding BamA/TamA family outer membrane protein — MVKFLKNNYFQNNYIILGLLFFIQFSLKAQTEIDSSKICPPKTILEIFKKKDSAYVVKPVKNSFFLIIPAIGSQPATGFFFGAVAQYTFKGKEKADKYSIANVGITYTTKKQWLVNVKNNILLKNNKIFLSGDYRLYIFSQPNYGLGTNIIPPRRDDIPGFSIDSIAEPMDYNYLKFHQAVSFQVHPNFYVGGGINIDWYSSIVDKDLDVANGKFTYHYNYNQKYGFDETEYFLNGVSLNLVYDSRDNQVNATHGWFANINYRFNPEIFDNQEVSNVLYAEYRNFIPVSQKDKRYILALWTYGQFVTKGKVPYLNLPAIGWDQRSRSGEGYTQGLFRGTNLVYAAAEFRFPITCNQMLSGTAFTNFVTTSNPDTDTKLFQYIQPAFGLGLRILIDKATRTNLIMDYAWGNSSKGFYLNAGETF; from the coding sequence ATGGTAAAATTTTTAAAAAATAATTACTTTCAGAATAACTATATAATCTTAGGATTGCTTTTTTTTATTCAATTTAGTTTAAAAGCACAAACTGAAATTGATTCTTCCAAAATTTGCCCTCCGAAAACAATATTAGAAATCTTTAAAAAAAAGGATTCTGCCTATGTTGTAAAACCCGTAAAAAATAGCTTTTTTTTAATTATTCCTGCAATTGGTTCACAACCAGCTACAGGTTTCTTTTTTGGCGCTGTAGCCCAATATACTTTTAAAGGAAAAGAAAAAGCAGATAAATATTCTATTGCGAATGTTGGAATCACTTATACCACAAAAAAGCAATGGCTTGTGAATGTCAAGAATAATATTTTGCTGAAAAACAACAAGATATTTTTAAGTGGTGATTATCGTTTGTATATATTTTCACAGCCAAATTATGGTTTAGGAACAAATATTATTCCGCCTCGACGAGATGACATTCCGGGATTCAGTATTGATTCAATTGCCGAGCCGATGGATTATAATTATTTAAAGTTTCATCAGGCAGTTTCTTTTCAAGTACATCCAAATTTTTATGTTGGCGGTGGAATTAACATCGATTGGTATTCGAGCATTGTTGATAAAGATCTTGATGTTGCAAATGGGAAGTTTACGTATCATTATAATTATAATCAGAAATACGGCTTTGATGAAACTGAATATTTTTTAAACGGTGTGAGTCTTAATTTGGTTTACGATTCTAGAGATAATCAGGTAAATGCAACGCATGGATGGTTTGCAAATATTAATTATCGTTTTAATCCTGAAATATTTGATAATCAAGAAGTAAGCAACGTTTTATATGCGGAATACCGAAATTTCATTCCCGTTTCACAAAAAGACAAAAGATATATTCTGGCACTTTGGACATACGGTCAATTTGTGACCAAAGGAAAAGTTCCCTATTTGAATTTGCCTGCAATTGGCTGGGATCAACGAAGCCGAAGCGGGGAAGGGTATACTCAGGGATTATTTAGAGGGACAAATTTGGTTTATGCTGCCGCTGAATTTAGATTCCCAATTACTTGCAATCAAATGTTAAGCGGTACTGCTTTTACAAACTTTGTCACGACCAGCAATCCTGATACCGATACCAAGCTTTTTCAATATATTCAGCCAGCATTTGGTCTGGGTCTGCGTATTTTAATTGATAAAGCCACACGAACCAATTTGATTATGGATTATGCTTGGGGGAACAGCTCTAAAGGTTTTTATTTGAATGCAGGAGAAACTTTCTAA